The following coding sequences are from one Haemophilus haemolyticus window:
- a CDS encoding phage portal protein, translated as MSKNTKKSTALSTGNQAQAFSFGEPIPVLDRAEVLNYFESVLMYEKYYNPPINLGYLARALGASPHHQSAITVKKNILLSTCKTTALLPRTQLEKLVQDYLVFGNAFIEVVKNAFGDVIALRSPLAKYMRVGVDEGQFFQIVTGYEEYEFKKGSVLQLINPDINQEIYGVPEYLAALQSAFLNESATLFRRKYYLNGAHAGSIIYMTDPTQNQDDIEAIKTQIRQTKGTGNFKNLFVYIPNGKKDGMQVIPLSDAIAKDDFLNIKNASRDDVLAAHRVPPQLMGIVPNNTGGFGDVEKATRVFFINEIIPLQERLKEINSWVGEEVITFSDYKLLN; from the coding sequence ATGAGCAAAAACACAAAAAAATCCACCGCACTTTCTACTGGAAATCAAGCACAGGCATTTAGCTTTGGTGAACCTATTCCAGTGCTTGACCGTGCAGAAGTACTGAATTATTTTGAAAGCGTGTTGATGTATGAAAAATATTACAATCCGCCGATTAATTTAGGCTATTTAGCCAGAGCCCTCGGCGCATCCCCACACCATCAAAGTGCAATCACAGTGAAGAAAAATATCTTACTTTCTACCTGTAAAACGACCGCTCTTTTACCCAGAACACAACTTGAAAAACTGGTTCAGGATTATTTGGTATTTGGCAATGCGTTCATTGAAGTCGTGAAAAATGCATTCGGTGATGTGATTGCACTTAGATCGCCTTTAGCAAAATATATGCGTGTTGGTGTTGATGAAGGTCAATTCTTCCAAATCGTGACTGGCTATGAAGAATATGAATTTAAAAAAGGTTCCGTGCTGCAACTTATCAATCCTGACATTAACCAAGAGATTTACGGCGTGCCGGAATATTTGGCCGCACTTCAATCTGCTTTTTTAAATGAAAGTGCCACATTGTTCCGTCGTAAATATTATCTGAATGGCGCGCATGCGGGTTCGATTATTTACATGACCGATCCAACACAGAACCAAGACGATATTGAAGCAATCAAAACGCAAATCAGACAAACCAAGGGCACTGGCAACTTTAAGAATTTGTTTGTGTATATTCCAAACGGAAAGAAAGATGGGATGCAAGTTATTCCATTGTCTGATGCTATCGCCAAAGATGATTTCCTAAACATTAAGAACGCAAGTCGTGATGATGTGTTAGCTGCGCACCGCGTGCCACCGCAACTAATGGGAATTGTGCCTAATAATACAGGTGGTTTTGGTGACGTTGAAAAGGCAACGCGAGTGTTTTTTATTAATGAGATAATCCCATTGCAAGAACGATTGAAAGAGATTAATAGTTGGGTAGGGGAAGAAGTGATCACATTCTCCGATTACAAATTGCTAAATTAG
- a CDS encoding anhydro-N-acetylmuramic acid kinase has product MKPQYYLGMMSGTSLDGVDVALVDFSLEPRLILSDFFPMPENLRQELTKLIQSGETTLQNLGELDHELALLYCDCVNTFLQKYNLLPSQIEAIGCHGQTVWHSPASAFPFTMQLGDMNLLVAKTGISVIGDFRRKDMALGGQGAPLVPAFHKAVFSNANFATVVLNIGGISNVSILFPNQPVIGFDTGPGNTLLDQWIEKHQGLRYDKNGEWASKGNVNQVLLEELLNEPFFSLPAPKSTGRELFNLDWLIGKVEKASEKLTALCSKITLSPEDVQATLVELTVTSIVNALNQLQIDLPKRLLVCGGGAKNSLIMRGLHDDLLDWQVGTTTEQGFDIDYVEAAAFAWLAYCRINNLPANLPSVTGAKRAVSLGAIFPKN; this is encoded by the coding sequence ATGAAACCTCAATATTATCTTGGCATGATGTCAGGCACTAGTCTAGATGGAGTGGATGTCGCTCTCGTTGATTTTTCTCTAGAGCCTCGACTTATCTTATCTGATTTTTTTCCTATGCCAGAAAATTTACGTCAGGAATTAACCAAACTCATTCAATCAGGTGAAACAACTCTACAAAATTTAGGCGAACTCGATCATGAGCTTGCTTTATTGTATTGCGATTGTGTAAATACTTTTCTACAAAAATATAATCTTCTTCCAAGCCAAATTGAAGCTATTGGTTGTCATGGGCAGACTGTATGGCACTCTCCTGCTTCAGCATTTCCTTTCACGATGCAACTAGGCGATATGAATTTATTGGTAGCGAAAACGGGAATATCTGTTATTGGTGATTTTCGTCGTAAAGATATGGCATTAGGCGGACAAGGCGCTCCTCTTGTACCCGCTTTCCATAAAGCTGTATTCTCAAATGCTAATTTTGCTACAGTTGTTTTAAATATTGGTGGGATTAGTAATGTTTCTATATTGTTTCCTAATCAACCTGTAATTGGGTTTGATACAGGGCCAGGTAATACATTATTAGATCAATGGATAGAAAAACACCAAGGCCTTCGCTATGACAAAAATGGTGAGTGGGCTTCAAAAGGCAACGTGAATCAAGTTCTGCTTGAGGAATTATTAAATGAACCTTTTTTCTCTTTACCCGCTCCAAAAAGTACAGGGAGAGAGTTATTTAATCTTGATTGGTTAATTGGCAAAGTAGAAAAAGCATCTGAAAAACTTACCGCGCTTTGCTCCAAAATCACATTATCCCCAGAAGATGTGCAAGCGACGCTTGTTGAATTGACGGTAACAAGCATTGTCAATGCACTAAATCAGCTCCAAATAGATTTACCAAAACGTTTACTAGTATGTGGCGGCGGTGCAAAGAATAGCTTAATTATGCGTGGATTGCATGATGATTTACTCGATTGGCAGGTTGGTACAACGACAGAGCAAGGTTTTGATATTGATTATGTAGAAGCCGCTGCTTTTGCTTGGTTGGCTTATTGTCGAATCAACAATTTACCAGCAAACCTGCCTAGCGTAACTGGCGCAAAAAGAGCGGTTAGTTTGGGGGCTATTTTCCCTAAAAACTAA